A genomic window from Sorex araneus isolate mSorAra2 chromosome 2, mSorAra2.pri, whole genome shotgun sequence includes:
- the LOC101557270 gene encoding ubiquitin carboxyl-terminal hydrolase 15-like, which yields MAEGRAVDLDIQCPDIETLLKISLRKGDTWYLVDSRWFKQWKKYVGFDSWDKSQMGDQNVYPGPIDNSGLLKDGDAQSLKEHLIDELGYILLPTEGWNKLVSWYTLMEGQEPIARKVVEQGMFVKHCKVEVYLTELKLCENGNMNNVVTRRFSKADTIDTIEKEIKIGAPSSV from the coding sequence ATGGCGGAAGGCAGAGCAGTGGATCTGGACATCCAGTGTCCTGACATCGAGACTCTGCTCAAAATCTCGCTCCGGAAGGGGGACACCTGGTACCTAGTTGATAGTCGCTGGTTCAAACAGTGGAAAAAATATGTTGGCTTTGACAGTTGGGACAAATCCCAGATGGGAGATCAAAATGTATATCCTGGACCTATTGATAACTCTGGACTTCTCAAAGATGGTGATGCCCAGTCACTCAAAGAGCATCTTATCGATGAATTGGGTTACATATTATTGCCAACGGAGGGCTGGAATAAACTTGTCAGCTGGTACACGTTGATGGAAGGGCAAGAACCAATAGCACGGAAAGTGGTTGAACAGGGTATGTTTGTAAAGCACTGCAAAGTAGAAGTATATCTCACAGAACTGAAGCTTTGTGAAAATGGCAACATGAATAATGTTGTAACTAGAAGATTTAGCAAAGCTGACACAATAGATACAattgaaaaggaaatcaaaatagGTGCACCTTCCTCGGTGTAA